ACAGCTTCTTTCTACAGGTGGTGTTTCTAGCTCATTAAATCAGAGCAGTTTTGAGAAAGGTGACTTGCAGTCCACTTTATTAGGTGAAGATAAAATTAGTCGACCAGACCTTGATCTTTCAGCTATTAATGGTAAGTTTTCACTTGTACTCAATTTcttggtttattatttttaacatatgtACTGTAACTTGATGATAAGTGACACTCGTATTCTACTATATTCACAAAAGGATTTTGTTAAATAAGGTGAATGTTATTTCAGGTGTCTTTAAGGAGAGGCGTTGAGACCTTCAGGGTTTAAATTAACTTCTCAATTTTTAGTATCTTTTGGGTGCTCTggtctttttgttttaagatcAAATATTAAAGAACAAAGTACTCTCAAGTCTTTGGTCCTGTAACAGATGGATGTTAGTTTATCAGCCCTTTTGAAAATTGTCTCACACCTATCTGTAACTGTCACTTAAATCTAAGTGCTCATATGATCCACGTCTTCTCATGCGTATCATCAGAGCCAGAAATAAAGTCTTCTTTACTGGTACacataataattttgaaattatctttGCCTTTGAAGAACCTGATGGTATGTTGACCCACCCTATATACCTCAGTAGAAGAAAGCAATAACTTTTCTGTTGTGATACAGATAAAACTGTCCGCAAAAAGACTCCTGGCTCAAAATCTGCTGGAGATACAGGAACACGACGAAAACCCAAAAAAGTGGTGAGTCTCACTGCTTTCATTTGTtaagcatatttatttttaaatatgtgaaatgaagattttctgtttatctttAATCTTGATAACTTTGAGGTCCTGGAATGTTCTAAAGTGTTCTGGCAGAAGTCAGAGGATAAGTCTGTTCTACTGCTAGCGATGTTTGTTTATCAGATGTCTGAACACTGACTGAAGCTTTGCTTCCGTTTCTTGTGGTAAAGAACCCGCTCCAATTGTAACATCTGCTCAAGTGGATTCTTTTTGTATCCCTGTCCATACTTTTTAATTATATCACattatctttaaatattttctgacatttttttctcagaaaactaACATTGATTCAATCTAATTTGAAGCGCCTTATTTAGAGATCTCATTCAACGTAGCACTGAAACTTCAAGTTCCCTAGCAGTATTACGAAAATCTGCTGAAAATGTTATAAAAAGTGGTGTAACAAAGGTATATTTAATTAATATgcgttgtttaaaaaaaaccaaacttttttCATCGAGCTGACtattgatgatgatgattctGGGCACAAATTGGACTTTCAGTAGTTTATTTGaacattgaaaaaataattgctcaAATACCAAAACTGATCTAGTatactcttttcttttctgaagggaAATAATTCTGATGCTCTGATGGAAGAGCTGGAGTCTCAGACACTGCTTTTAACTTACCTGAGAGTAAAGGTGAGAGTCAGTCAAGTATTTGGTGTTTCAGATAGAAGAACCTGATATTGAGGAATTGTTTAATTTCTTGTCTATGCTTTCTGATGGGTAGAAGTTAGATTTTTGTGACTTTATATGTTTATGGTTGTAAAACTGTATGACTTGCTTTGAAAACTCTCTTAAAGTGAATTCAGTGCCAGTTTATTAAGCTGGTGCTGGTTCTTCATGAAGTGTAGGGATATGCAGAAGTTTTGGGAAAACTGTGAGTGAGAGTGTTTGGAGTTCAAGGCTGTAGCATTGACTTTGTTCTTTGTTCACtcagtgctgtatttttatatttttcctttacaaaaaatattGGTAGGGTTGGGGGAAGAACGTGGAGAGAGACTTTAAATATAATGTACTGTGCTTATTGCCTGAGGTCTCAGATTCGTTAATTTAAGCTCTCTGACCTGGTCTGAGGTTTACACTTGTTTATTCAGAATATGTTAATTACTTAGATGTAGCATTACTTTAGTTGTGAATATTTTTTGGATGTaataggcagaaaaaaatcttgctgagctggagaagaaagcagaaaaaaacttgCTAATGTTgtgtgaagaaaaggaaagacaacAGGAGAAGCTCTATGAGTTGAAGCGTGAAATTCTACTCaaagaaagagagcagaaaCTTGATGAAGTGTTAGACAAACAGGTAGGCTTTATTACAATTTATGCTTCTCCTATATTTAAACAAGCTCACTTATGAAGTAGCCCTTTATCCAGAGAagatttctctgcttctgtggcCTGCTGGGGTACAATTTTCTGCAtcttaaacaaaataaatatctaCTTCCTGTTGTGGCATGTAATGCTCTCTAGTAACCTAAGCAAATGCCTTTGTCACATTTTTGGTTGTCCCTTGTGGacaggcaggaaggagaagTTAGAGCTGAGATGCTAATCCTTAGGTAAGAATTGAACATcatctgttctttatttctcttaccTTTATATGTTAGACAGCAATAGTTCTGGCCTGGTTGTAAGAAGCCAAGTTACTAATGAAGTTCTTGATAATAGGTGATTTTGGAAGCTAAaccctctcctctttttcagtttttttgtTAGTTCTGTTGTGTCAAATTAAAAGGTAGTACTtttgaataattaattttcaaaactgaaccTATGTTTGCTTTTAACAAAAATGCATTGCAGAAATTAAACAAGGCTTTTGTCTTCTGGTGAATACACTGTTAACTGCAGTCAAAGTATCATATATAAAACACTTTGCATGCTATGTTGCTAATATCTCTGAGCTACAGTAACAAGTAAACTGGTATTGACCTAGGCATTTTGGGGTGGTAGAGGAAAACCTATTAAACAGCATGATAGGAGTATCATACCACAAACTTCTTGAATTCCTCTGTCAACAAGCATTTCAGAGTGgtacttggggttttttataagTTACTTTTCTGTATTGAGTCAGGTCTGTACTAACAAAATGGCTGCTTTTGAAGAAGTGTTGGTTCATCATGTAtctttttcagatggaaataCTTTCTCCCCTTATTCCTGTTTGTGAACAATTTAAAGACCAATATAAAAACTTTGCAGTTTCCCTGGATGCCACTAGACATGAATTGCCCATAAAGAATATTCACATAGAAGGAGATACACTAACATACCTCGGTATGAAAATTTGAttaatcagatttattttccaaaatagtGGGGTTAGGTACGCTAAAATTCTTAAGTTGTTATTACTAGATCTATCTGTGGCCACTGGAGGAATTTTGTGTGCTCTTAGAGGTTGTACAGACGCTGGGCTGCAACATCAGTCACGTGTTTTACTGTGAATAATTCTTGTCTCTGTTTAACCACTAAACTGCACTTGAACAAGTTTTTTTTATCATGtagcagggaaaaaattaactttctAAACTAGGGCAGTTTTCATATACACTTTCTTTAGCAAGTTTCTGTATGTTTTAACTGTATTCATGgcattcttcctcctttcttgtTCTTAATGGGTTAGCAAGTTGTAGAAATACTGTGAtctcttcttgtttctttctttgaggGATAAAGTCATGTGGGTAGACTTGCTCACATATCCTGTCGAACTACAGCTTAAATATAGTGTGTGATGTCTCAAATCAGAGaatgtttaataaattaatacagtAACTTTTGTTACTGAAATCCGGACAAAAAGTTACACTTTTAAACTGCTGATCTGCAAGAAATGAGATTCTTAAACCATTTACAATAATCTTGCTTACGctttaaaacaaatggaaaagatttACTGAAGAACTTAGAATTCTGGTAAGAAggtttgaaaggaaataaatacatattttttggttggtgAATGCTAAAGGAAAGGACTGGATAAACTTCATG
This window of the Grus americana isolate bGruAme1 chromosome 28, bGruAme1.mat, whole genome shotgun sequence genome carries:
- the HAUS8 gene encoding HAUS augmin-like complex subunit 8 isoform X2; the protein is MSVSASDSSNTVAGGEVSKNKRKGGRIVKSRYLQYDKKDTKKDTSVNSFSVSTAKSSFATKPRSVPPQKCKTSTGGVSSSLNQSSFEKGDLQSTLLGEDKISRPDLDLSAINDKTVRKKTPGSKSAGDTGTRRKPKKVGNNSDALMEELESQTLLLTYLRVKAEKNLAELEKKAEKNLLMLCEEKERQQEKLYELKREILLKEREQKLDEVLDKQMEILSPLIPVCEQFKDQYKNFAVSLDATRHELPIKNIHIEGDTLTYLDELQKQLTITQELLTEVTPNYSEDSAKAFSVLTDLKEVSQKLEKELQRSFTQVQNLSFEVSKEVSLHNQGICEENHGLDVVKHWYFN
- the HAUS8 gene encoding HAUS augmin-like complex subunit 8 isoform X1 yields the protein MAAEAAGGMSVSASDSSNTVAGGEVSKNKRKGGRIVKSRYLQYDKKDTKKDTSVNSFSVSTAKSSFATKPRSVPPQKCKTSTGGVSSSLNQSSFEKGDLQSTLLGEDKISRPDLDLSAINDKTVRKKTPGSKSAGDTGTRRKPKKVGNNSDALMEELESQTLLLTYLRVKAEKNLAELEKKAEKNLLMLCEEKERQQEKLYELKREILLKEREQKLDEVLDKQMEILSPLIPVCEQFKDQYKNFAVSLDATRHELPIKNIHIEGDTLTYLDELQKQLTITQELLTEVTPNYSEDSAKAFSVLTDLKEVSQKLEKELQRSFTQVQNLSFEVSKEVSLHNQGICEENHGLDVVKHWYFN